In Persicimonas caeni, a single window of DNA contains:
- a CDS encoding 3' terminal RNA ribose 2'-O-methyltransferase Hen1, whose protein sequence is MLLTISTTYQPATDLGFLLYKHPQRAQSFDIGSGKAHVFYPEANEEKCTAAMVLEMDPVKLVRGNENVRHEAWTLEQYVNDRPYVASSFLSVALREVFGTAMGGTCKDRPQLAETAIPLEVHLSAVPCPGDGELIGELFEPLGYEVEVERITLDSEFREWGESSYFAVTLRGEQRLTDMLSHVYVLAPVLDGDKHYWVGDDEVDKLLRHGEGWLEEHPRQETITRRYLKYQRSLAEEALEELGDDEDEAAEVAPSGSEESDEGDDVEERVPLNKQRMDAVEGVLVNSRSRSVLDLGCGEGKLMKRLRRHKQFEKIVGVDVSFRSLERAARKLGLVGWPDFQEARVVLYQGSLLFRDRRLEGFDAAALVEVIEHLDPPKLATLEETVFEHARPRLVVVTTPNREFNTQYENMSAGDMRHRDHRFEWSREEFAGWADRVADENGYKVAYRGIGEKVDGVGTPTQMAVFQRVEEEDNE, encoded by the coding sequence ATGCTCCTTACGATTTCGACAACGTATCAGCCGGCGACCGACCTCGGCTTTTTGCTCTACAAACACCCGCAGCGGGCGCAGTCCTTCGACATCGGCTCGGGAAAGGCGCATGTCTTCTACCCCGAGGCGAACGAGGAGAAGTGCACCGCGGCGATGGTGCTCGAGATGGACCCCGTCAAGCTCGTGCGCGGCAACGAGAACGTGCGCCACGAGGCGTGGACGCTCGAGCAGTATGTGAACGACCGACCTTATGTAGCCTCGTCGTTCTTGAGCGTGGCGCTGCGCGAGGTCTTTGGCACGGCGATGGGCGGCACCTGCAAGGACCGCCCGCAGCTCGCCGAGACGGCGATTCCGCTGGAGGTTCACCTGTCGGCGGTGCCGTGTCCGGGAGACGGCGAGCTCATCGGTGAGTTGTTCGAGCCGTTGGGATACGAGGTCGAGGTCGAGCGCATCACGCTCGATTCGGAGTTTCGGGAGTGGGGCGAGTCGTCGTATTTCGCGGTGACGCTTCGCGGCGAGCAGCGCCTGACGGACATGCTCTCGCATGTGTATGTGCTCGCGCCGGTGCTCGATGGCGACAAGCACTACTGGGTGGGCGACGACGAGGTCGACAAATTGCTCCGTCACGGTGAAGGGTGGCTCGAGGAGCATCCTCGCCAGGAGACGATCACGCGGCGTTACCTGAAGTATCAGCGAAGTCTCGCCGAAGAGGCGCTCGAGGAACTCGGTGACGACGAGGATGAGGCGGCTGAGGTCGCGCCTTCCGGGAGCGAGGAGTCCGACGAGGGCGACGACGTCGAGGAACGCGTCCCGCTCAACAAGCAGCGAATGGACGCGGTCGAGGGCGTGCTCGTCAACAGCCGGTCGCGCTCGGTGCTCGACCTCGGTTGCGGTGAGGGCAAGCTGATGAAGCGGCTTCGCCGACACAAACAATTCGAAAAGATCGTCGGCGTCGACGTCTCCTTTCGGTCGCTCGAACGGGCGGCGCGAAAGCTCGGCCTGGTCGGTTGGCCCGATTTTCAAGAGGCTCGCGTCGTGCTCTATCAGGGCTCGCTCCTGTTCCGTGACAGGCGCCTCGAGGGCTTCGACGCCGCTGCGCTCGTCGAGGTCATCGAGCACCTCGACCCGCCCAAACTCGCCACCCTCGAGGAGACGGTGTTCGAGCATGCGCGGCCCAGGCTCGTGGTGGTGACGACGCCCAACCGCGAGTTCAACACGCAGTACGAAAACATGAGCGCCGGCGATATGCGCCACCGCGACCACCGCTTCGAGTGGAGCCGCGAGGAGTTTGCCGGCTGGGCGGACCGCGTCGCCGACGAGAACGGCTATAAGGTCGCTTACCGTGGCATCGGCGAGAAGGTTGATGGCGTGGGCACACCGACACAAATGGCGGTGTTCCAGCGCGTCGAGGAGGAAGACAATGAATGA
- a CDS encoding transglutaminase-like domain-containing protein: protein MNNTFASPFASTVLTAALTACSLFAAGCQHEPETRQSPAKASEVEASAATKESGEEEAAATEQKARLIEFQYEATIQPREKTNEQAGPVDIFLPIAQTTPAQEVLSVEVDSPVEGEFGSEETYGNRFWHARLDTLPEEPLTIRISYRVEREPIVQDDIAARAGNAYTDGERERMALFLKPNKRVPVDGDVVDKVIADIDFGEDDTLAERARKIYDHVVDTMEYKKVGTGWGNGDTYWACSERYGNCTDFHALFTSLARHEEIPARFEIGFPIPMDRDAGKIGGYHCWVKFYLPDVGWTPIDASEAKKHPELRDKLFGAHPVDRIQFTVGRDLQLGPAHDAEPLNYFVYPHVEVGDQAYDGVETAFSFATPE from the coding sequence ATGAACAACACCTTCGCCAGCCCGTTCGCCTCCACCGTGCTCACCGCCGCGTTGACCGCGTGCAGCCTCTTCGCTGCCGGTTGCCAGCACGAGCCCGAGACTCGCCAGTCCCCTGCTAAAGCCTCCGAAGTCGAGGCGTCTGCGGCGACCAAGGAGTCCGGAGAGGAGGAAGCCGCGGCCACCGAGCAAAAAGCTCGCCTCATCGAATTTCAGTACGAGGCGACCATCCAGCCCCGCGAGAAGACCAACGAGCAGGCAGGCCCGGTCGATATCTTCCTTCCAATCGCCCAAACGACGCCGGCCCAGGAAGTCTTGTCGGTCGAGGTCGACTCACCGGTCGAGGGCGAATTCGGCAGCGAAGAGACGTACGGCAACCGCTTCTGGCACGCGCGCCTCGATACGCTGCCCGAAGAGCCGCTGACCATCCGGATCTCTTACCGCGTGGAGCGCGAGCCCATCGTCCAAGACGATATCGCTGCGCGCGCCGGCAACGCCTACACCGACGGAGAGCGCGAGCGTATGGCCCTCTTCTTGAAGCCCAACAAGCGCGTGCCCGTCGATGGTGATGTTGTCGATAAGGTCATCGCCGACATCGACTTTGGCGAAGACGACACCTTGGCCGAGCGTGCCCGCAAGATTTACGACCACGTCGTCGATACGATGGAGTACAAGAAGGTTGGCACCGGCTGGGGCAACGGAGATACCTACTGGGCGTGCAGCGAGCGCTATGGAAACTGCACCGATTTCCACGCCCTGTTCACGTCGCTCGCGCGGCACGAAGAGATTCCGGCGCGCTTCGAGATCGGCTTTCCTATCCCGATGGACCGAGACGCCGGCAAGATTGGCGGCTATCACTGTTGGGTGAAATTCTACCTGCCCGACGTGGGCTGGACGCCCATCGACGCCTCCGAGGCCAAAAAGCACCCGGAGCTTCGCGACAAACTCTTCGGTGCCCACCCCGTCGACCGTATCCAATTTACGGTGGGACGCGACCTGCAGCTCGGCCCGGCGCATGACGCCGAACCGCTCAACTACTTCGTCTATCCCCACGTCGAGGTGGGCGACCAAGCGTATGACGGCGTCGAGACCGCCTTTAGCTTCGCCACGCCCGAATAA
- a CDS encoding class I SAM-dependent methyltransferase, which yields MKKMVIPALALALAACGGGDAQTQKDEQPTQEQMGQEAPQETTEAEQAEEGDGEAKAGEQDVAKLIEEAATGEHRSEANIARNEYRHPVETLTFFGIEPDMTVVELWPGGGWYTEVLAPTLTDGELVAASFAPKPEEPEHYRNRIYKAYEEKLQGDEVYSNVELGMLQPGQKVDMGEPGSADMVVTFRNFHSFINSGIEDEVLAESYKVLEPGGILGVVQHRAPEGADAKESAKTGYVPEAYVIEKAKEAGFELVEKSEINANPKDTKDHPEGVWTLPPSYRLGDKDRAKYEAIGESDRMTLKFRKPAEEKPAEEN from the coding sequence ATGAAGAAAATGGTCATTCCAGCACTCGCCCTCGCCCTCGCTGCCTGTGGTGGCGGAGACGCTCAGACTCAAAAAGATGAGCAGCCCACCCAGGAGCAGATGGGCCAAGAAGCCCCGCAAGAGACGACCGAGGCTGAACAAGCCGAGGAGGGCGATGGAGAAGCAAAGGCGGGCGAGCAGGACGTCGCCAAGCTCATCGAAGAGGCGGCGACCGGCGAGCATCGCTCGGAGGCGAATATCGCGCGCAACGAGTATCGCCACCCCGTGGAGACGCTGACGTTCTTCGGCATCGAGCCCGACATGACCGTCGTCGAGCTTTGGCCCGGCGGTGGTTGGTACACCGAGGTGCTCGCGCCGACGCTCACCGACGGTGAACTCGTGGCCGCGAGCTTCGCGCCCAAGCCCGAGGAGCCGGAGCATTACCGCAATCGCATCTACAAGGCGTACGAGGAGAAGCTGCAGGGCGATGAGGTCTACTCGAACGTCGAGCTCGGCATGTTGCAGCCCGGCCAAAAGGTCGACATGGGTGAGCCCGGAAGCGCGGACATGGTGGTGACCTTCCGCAACTTCCACAGCTTCATCAACTCGGGCATCGAGGACGAGGTGTTGGCCGAGTCGTACAAAGTGCTCGAGCCGGGCGGCATCCTGGGCGTCGTCCAGCACCGCGCGCCCGAAGGCGCCGACGCCAAAGAGAGCGCCAAGACGGGCTACGTGCCCGAGGCGTATGTGATCGAGAAGGCGAAAGAGGCGGGCTTCGAGCTCGTCGAGAAGTCCGAGATCAACGCCAACCCGAAGGACACCAAAGACCACCCGGAAGGCGTTTGGACGCTGCCGCCGTCGTATCGGCTGGGCGACAAGGACCGCGCCAAATACGAGGCGATTGGCGAGAGCGACCGCATGACCCTCAAGTTCCGCAAGCCGGCTGAAGAGAAGCCGGCTGAAGAGAACTAG
- a CDS encoding LamG-like jellyroll fold domain-containing protein, which produces MLDRSRLLTGLLAVSLVACSSPDDNSKKELDASTDTSADVGTSDTGDDADTDEYIDPTLDTDGDGVTDVDEIRKWGTNPLVKDTDGDGFDDFDEIVTKAFDPEVNAQQFNPRVADVPELHIELLNAPAVGLNYTENSSTTQTVGTERSTQRSQANSRSWGGSQSHATERSHTWGVSVTAGASWSDGASAEVSYNYSETHTTTNEATNEWSQEQATENSQAYARMEEKQKQTGVEIQSGWLEVVVRLSNPSDIAYVLDGLTLTAYRPAPDDPLAIDSIGTMILTDTLDTFEETVLSPNDTFGPAEFAINSLDLDTTKDLLAGSENLVFAPLTYSMRGADNIDFELASTNINARTARLIIDYGVDREREDYRVATVLDQENPGVTVADVFNDFLRIPYEEGTSDWRFGDETDTRDSFTGVTSVRDRAMSADKTSYWIVTHTRTVDSGARTVTDVHNLVLDDYDFSNIELQKGDVLHLVYVEDVDRDGLGLRTELLHGTDPENADTDGDGLSDSFELAGWEVDVDGTTVRYVSIPTEADTDRDGINDGQEYTDGTNPAEPLPDGSPTVDTLDVSYDGFNATVDFAVSSEFDQVARVEVDWGDGSAVDEVTGTDMTTGSATHTYSALGNYTVTVTAYDRFGLPSAASTTTASIFVPDPTALYMNFDGNTDNQRGSNPQLAWQSVTYGADRHGMASRSLDMEGGGTGSYQLVSFNDSPTLSGSFTISAWVYAQGFGAGNGNGANRLMGQDYWFNLYSDDTGISFGGGEISGGSLPDSVKADSNTNLSQDTWYHFAGVVEDLGNGTSAVRLYVDGFLQDEHIANSVFDSPPSCHFYIGPWAQNDCTGTDARQFDEFRGLIDDARVYSRALTDAEVEMLYIATP; this is translated from the coding sequence ATGCTCGATAGAAGTCGCTTGCTCACCGGTCTCCTCGCCGTATCGCTCGTTGCGTGCAGCTCGCCAGATGACAACTCCAAAAAAGAACTCGACGCGTCGACCGACACGAGCGCGGACGTCGGAACCTCGGACACCGGCGACGACGCCGACACCGACGAGTATATCGACCCCACCCTCGACACCGACGGTGACGGGGTCACCGACGTCGACGAGATTCGCAAGTGGGGCACCAACCCGCTGGTCAAAGACACGGACGGCGACGGCTTCGACGACTTCGACGAGATCGTGACCAAGGCGTTCGACCCCGAGGTCAACGCCCAGCAATTCAATCCGCGCGTGGCCGACGTGCCCGAGCTGCATATCGAGCTTCTGAACGCGCCGGCCGTCGGGCTCAACTACACCGAGAACTCGAGCACCACTCAAACAGTGGGCACCGAGCGCTCCACCCAGCGCTCCCAAGCCAATAGCCGCTCGTGGGGCGGCTCGCAGTCGCACGCCACCGAGCGCTCGCATACCTGGGGCGTGTCGGTGACCGCCGGTGCCTCGTGGTCCGACGGCGCATCGGCCGAGGTCAGTTACAACTACTCGGAGACCCACACCACCACCAACGAGGCGACCAACGAGTGGTCCCAAGAGCAGGCCACGGAGAACTCCCAGGCGTACGCTCGCATGGAGGAGAAGCAAAAGCAGACAGGCGTCGAGATCCAGAGCGGCTGGCTCGAAGTCGTGGTTCGGCTGTCGAACCCGAGCGACATCGCCTACGTGCTCGACGGGCTGACGCTGACCGCCTATCGTCCTGCCCCGGACGACCCGCTGGCGATCGACTCCATCGGCACGATGATCCTCACCGACACCCTCGACACCTTCGAGGAGACGGTGCTCTCACCAAATGACACCTTCGGGCCGGCCGAGTTCGCCATCAACTCCCTCGACCTCGACACGACCAAGGACCTGCTCGCCGGCTCAGAGAACCTCGTCTTCGCCCCGCTCACCTACTCGATGCGCGGCGCCGACAATATCGACTTCGAGCTCGCCTCCACCAATATCAACGCACGCACTGCACGCCTCATCATCGACTACGGCGTCGACCGCGAGCGCGAAGATTACCGTGTGGCCACGGTGCTCGACCAAGAGAACCCGGGGGTGACCGTCGCCGACGTCTTCAACGACTTTTTGCGCATCCCCTACGAAGAAGGCACCTCCGACTGGCGCTTCGGCGACGAGACCGACACCCGCGACTCGTTTACGGGCGTCACCTCGGTGCGCGACCGCGCCATGAGCGCCGACAAGACGAGCTACTGGATCGTCACGCACACCCGCACCGTCGACAGCGGCGCGCGCACCGTGACCGACGTACACAACCTGGTCCTCGACGACTACGACTTCTCGAATATCGAGCTGCAAAAAGGTGATGTGCTGCACCTAGTCTACGTCGAAGACGTCGACCGCGACGGGCTGGGGCTTCGCACCGAGCTTCTGCACGGCACCGACCCGGAGAACGCCGACACAGACGGCGACGGACTCTCCGATAGCTTCGAGTTGGCCGGCTGGGAGGTCGACGTCGACGGCACCACCGTGCGCTACGTGTCCATCCCGACCGAAGCCGACACCGACCGCGACGGCATCAACGACGGCCAGGAGTACACCGACGGCACCAACCCGGCCGAGCCGCTCCCCGACGGCTCGCCCACGGTCGACACGCTCGACGTGAGCTATGACGGCTTCAACGCCACCGTCGATTTCGCCGTGAGCAGCGAGTTCGACCAGGTCGCTCGGGTTGAGGTTGACTGGGGCGACGGCTCAGCCGTCGACGAGGTCACCGGCACCGACATGACCACCGGAAGCGCCACGCACACCTACTCTGCGCTGGGCAACTACACGGTCACGGTGACCGCCTACGATCGCTTCGGTTTGCCGAGCGCGGCGTCGACGACGACCGCCTCCATCTTCGTGCCCGACCCGACGGCGCTCTACATGAACTTCGATGGGAACACCGACAACCAGCGCGGCTCCAATCCCCAGCTCGCCTGGCAGAGCGTGACCTACGGCGCCGACCGTCACGGCATGGCCTCTCGCTCGCTCGATATGGAGGGGGGCGGCACGGGCTCCTACCAACTCGTTTCGTTCAACGACTCGCCGACGCTCAGCGGCAGCTTCACCATCTCTGCATGGGTTTACGCTCAGGGTTTCGGCGCCGGCAACGGAAATGGGGCGAACCGCCTGATGGGCCAGGATTACTGGTTCAACCTCTACTCCGACGACACCGGCATAAGCTTCGGTGGGGGCGAAATCAGCGGCGGCAGCCTGCCTGATTCGGTGAAGGCCGACTCGAACACCAACTTGAGCCAAGACACCTGGTACCATTTCGCCGGCGTGGTCGAGGACCTCGGAAACGGCACCTCCGCGGTGCGGCTCTACGTCGACGGCTTCTTGCAGGACGAGCACATCGCCAACAGCGTGTTCGACAGCCCGCCATCGTGTCACTTCTACATCGGCCCGTGGGCGCAAAACGACTGCACGGGCACCGACGCGCGCCAGTTCGACGAGTTCCGCGGCCTCATCGACGATGCACGTGTCTACTCCCGCGCCCTGACCGACGCCGAGGTCGAGATGCTGTACATCGCCACGCCGTGA
- a CDS encoding DUF6176 family protein, whose amino-acid sequence MLEVSFKRVKPGKVDKLRAWMRELMERQDEVVESFEQEGVRQEMAWLLEDADGHIFVYAIEAEDLDKARQAYRESTLSIDLEHREVLRDTLGERVEPDLLYTNHIAQWSG is encoded by the coding sequence ATGCTTGAAGTCTCATTCAAACGCGTCAAACCGGGAAAGGTCGACAAGCTTCGCGCTTGGATGCGCGAGTTGATGGAGCGTCAAGACGAGGTCGTCGAGTCTTTCGAGCAAGAAGGTGTACGCCAGGAGATGGCCTGGCTCCTGGAGGATGCAGACGGCCATATCTTTGTCTACGCCATCGAGGCCGAAGACCTCGACAAGGCTCGCCAAGCCTATCGCGAGTCGACGCTGTCCATCGACCTCGAGCACCGTGAGGTGCTCCGCGATACGCTAGGAGAGCGCGTCGAGCCGGACTTACTTTATACGAACCATATTGCCCAATGGAGCGGCTGA
- a CDS encoding HlyD family secretion protein has product MIFSRTTRAIEADLHGASKYWLVCLVLMCGAVGWWGVGARVSVWETSDAARVELVHGPTVVQAPEAGRLSMFEMQVGKRVAQGDALASLEVEQQRLHGERVRASIAAARAQIEAVDAEIAALDELLSGGAEAAQARARVVQSQLKRAELAVEFAERETARVRQLQKSGVSAPVELDEQEAALARARTEREELARALHSRRWDASATRAELRARRERGRRERAELRGTLGELEGKMAELDYEIERHTIRAPITGRLGEVRELHVGAVVSRAQQLGTIVGDGELHAVAFFEPSQVLGRLEAGKTARVELHGFPWPEFPVLRARVTQVAAAADNRDRTRVELALIDPPSSLPLRHGQPARIEVRVREQSPLDLLLRSIGMHLRGVSAVAQ; this is encoded by the coding sequence TTGATCTTTTCACGCACCACGCGAGCCATCGAGGCTGACCTTCACGGCGCCTCGAAATATTGGCTGGTCTGCCTGGTACTGATGTGCGGGGCGGTGGGTTGGTGGGGCGTGGGTGCGCGCGTGTCGGTGTGGGAGACGAGCGATGCCGCCCGCGTCGAACTCGTTCACGGCCCCACCGTCGTGCAGGCGCCGGAGGCTGGACGGCTTTCGATGTTCGAGATGCAGGTTGGGAAGCGCGTCGCGCAAGGCGACGCGCTGGCGTCGCTCGAGGTGGAACAGCAACGGTTGCACGGCGAGCGCGTGCGGGCATCCATCGCGGCGGCGCGCGCTCAAATCGAGGCCGTCGATGCCGAAATCGCCGCGCTCGATGAGCTTCTCTCCGGTGGGGCCGAGGCTGCGCAGGCGCGCGCCCGGGTCGTACAGAGCCAACTAAAACGCGCGGAGCTGGCCGTTGAATTTGCCGAGCGTGAAACGGCACGCGTCAGGCAGTTGCAGAAAAGCGGCGTCTCCGCGCCGGTCGAGCTCGATGAGCAAGAGGCGGCGCTCGCCCGGGCGCGAACCGAGCGTGAAGAGCTCGCCCGCGCGCTGCACAGCCGCCGCTGGGATGCCAGCGCCACGCGCGCCGAGTTGCGCGCGCGTCGAGAGCGTGGACGCCGGGAGCGCGCCGAACTGCGGGGAACGCTGGGCGAGCTGGAGGGCAAGATGGCTGAGCTCGACTACGAAATCGAGCGGCACACGATTCGCGCGCCGATCACCGGGCGCCTCGGCGAGGTGCGCGAGTTGCATGTCGGCGCGGTCGTCTCGCGCGCCCAACAGTTGGGGACCATCGTGGGCGACGGCGAACTTCACGCCGTCGCTTTTTTCGAGCCCTCCCAAGTCCTCGGGCGACTCGAGGCAGGCAAGACGGCTCGCGTCGAATTGCATGGATTTCCCTGGCCCGAATTTCCCGTCTTGCGCGCCCGAGTCACGCAAGTGGCGGCCGCAGCCGACAACCGAGACCGCACCCGCGTCGAACTCGCGCTCATCGACCCTCCTTCCTCCCTCCCCCTTCGCCACGGGCAGCCGGCTCGCATCGAAGTACGCGTCCGCGAACAGTCTCCTCTCGACTTGTTGCTGCGTAGCATTGGGATGCACTTGCGGGGCGTCTCCGCGGTAGCACAGTGA